The genomic segment CCATAGAATCCTAgttaacaaaagagaaaatgaatgttTGTGGTGAAGTTGAAGGGGTAATTTGTGAGTGGCCATAATAGCGTCTGCATTCAGGTGTTAGGAGTGATGGTAAATGATTGAAATCTACCTGATAATCAGAATCTGAGAGAATTTCAACCCACTCACCTTGAGTAGGAAATCagaatttttttcctcaaatgattctcttgttttctttggtAGGATGAATTTATCATTTCCCTTTGCTTTTGCATATTCCCCAAAGAATTAGCAGGGATTTCACTGATTATGCTGAAAACATCTGAGGGGCTTATAAATTTGGCTTAATGTGCCTGCTAATTATCCAAGATATCTTACATATTCCCCAGTGAAAAGAAGGAAGGGGTAATTCAATGAAGGAACAAAACCTAAGTCATCTATACGATATCATAGAATCTACACGATGTGAATGTATTTGTTGATTTACACAGTCAAGAAATACacacacaatgaaaaaaaatggaTATCAGCTCAATCTCAGTAAAACTGCAACAGTCGGAAAGTCATGATGAAGTACTAAATGCCTGTATCATCATTAGGTaggatttttctttgaatttattaCCAAAAGAaatatgtaccaggcactgtgctataaATATATCATTTAACTCATATATATGTTAAACCCAACATTTAACTCATAATTTAACCCATACTACTTCCATTTTTACTGGGcagagcctcagaagaaatgcctgtcaTTCTAGTTTtcaaaaaagtcagccactgaaaacattatactgtGCAGCTCTACACTCACATGCGTGGCGTTGCTGTAAGTCAGCATTTACTCTAAGGCAACTGGTATTCTCATATTCAGAAGAGATTGAGCCAGGTTAAAATGTATAATTTGTCCAAAATACATAATTAATaactaaagaatttgaaattaGCTACCATAACACCAGGGTTGGATAATGCTCAGTAGAACCTCATAGTGAGTCAAATTTACTTGTAAGGACTATATCTCATCTCATAAAATTTTATCCATGCCTCCTTCCTTGGTGACTTCCATAGGTACAAGAATTGAGGAAACATTACTTACAATGAAACACACTGATCAAAAGGATACCCAtcgatgagttttgacaaatgcgttTTATTTGTACCAACATAAATCAAGATCTAGAACGTTGTCAATACAAAGAAAGTTCCTTCACGCTGTGCCCTCCACACCCTTGACCATTTACGTCACTAAGGGATTAGCTTTATATTATCCCCAGGCAGCTGCTGTTCTGACTTCTGTCTCTAGGTTTCTTTTCCCTGTATGTGAAATTCACATGAGTCAAATAGTAAGATAAATACTCTGTTTGTCCTCCTTGAATCACCATACTGCATTTACATTTTCCATATCATATTTgtattgctgtgtagtattctacttgtgaatatgccacaattcTTATATACCACTTGAACTTATGCCTATAATAAAACAAATCTAGCATAATCATTCTTATATACTTGTGGACACATCCTCTAATTTACCTTGGTTAGAGAAGataactgaagaagaactgatgtatttaaattatggtattggtgaagaatactgaatatacatggcctgtcagaagaacaaacaaatctgtcttgaaagaagtatagctggaatgctccttaggacCAAGGATGACCAAGGCTtcctctcacttactttggacatgttatcaggagggatcaattccaggataaggacatgatgtttgatcagtgaaaaagaggaagaccatcaacaagatggactaaCATGGTGGCTACagaaatggactcaaacctagcaataattgtgagggcAGTTAATAACTAGAGGATTTGAGATTAAAACCTGGCTCACATCTCTAAATAACTgatatatttgcctttttttctcaTGTGGCAAACCCATAAGATTTATCGGGATACAATGCGTTACCACATAAACCAACAGTAGATACCACCAGTATTGGATGATGTTCAGTAGAACCTCACAGTGAGTCAAATTTAGTTGTATGAAAATATATCTTGTCTCATAAAATTTTATCCATGTCTCTTTTTTTTGATGACCTCTATGTGTGCAAGGATTGAGGAAAATTTACATACAGGAAACACACTGATCAAAAGGGTACACACTGACGAATTTTGAAAACACTatgtccttcaacagatgaatagattaagaaaatatggtatattcattaaATGAAATCTTAATCAGTCATAAAACAATGCTGCAGCAATACATGCTATGAGCCTGAAATATCTAAAGCTaaataagaaaagcaaaaaacagaAGGTCATATATTGAACTTTTACATTTATATGCAATAACCAGAATAGGAAAATTCACAGAGACAaagagcagattagtggttgtcagcaGCTGTGTGGACGTGACTGGATTGAGGACAGATACCTTAATCCATAAGAGGACATTTATCAGGCTGATATAAATTATTTTGCACCAGGTAAATGTGTTGGTTGCACAATATTGTGACTATAATAAAAGCCACTGGATTCAACACTTTTAAACGGTTCATTTTTTGTCTTGTGAATTTCGCCTCAATAAATAATTACTATAAATACACTTTTCAACTCTTTATTGTATTTATTGTCTATTAATGCTCTATTGATCAAATTCttcaatttatccatttcctctgaGTTCTGGAATTTTAAGAATAGTATTTTTTCTgcataatacagaaaaaaatatataagtttTCATGAGGATATAGATAAAATTTGGTTTAAtaaatatataagtttatattgaATGAAagattatattaaaaatcaaTTCAATGTGCCATTTATATGAGAcattgaatttttcttcattgcCTTTATACGTACATAATACATGCACATTTATATTGATACACACATAACCACatgctgttaagcaaaaggttggaggttgaaacTCACCCAGGAAGGCCTGGAAGAAAAGCTTTTTGTTCTGCTTATGAATAATCACCCCCTGAACCCTTACGAAGcagagttctgttctgacacacacgtGGTCAACATGGTTGGAAGTTGACATGGTAAAGGTAGGTATACAAATGagagtgtgtgtgtttcttttatcTGAAATTGACTTTTTCAAGCTCctaatttctctttttgttgatTCAGTACAGTCTTAaatcatacatatatatgtatatgtacatataagtCATATAAAATATGTAAACTACATTACACTCAATAATACTTCAAATTAAAATATGTAAACCTGTAATTATATTAATAAATAGGGTGTTATGATTATGTATATaattttgtttgccttttttaCCAGAGTAGATTTCCTGACTTAAATTGTTGTTGTGATTTCTTGAACAGTTTTGATTCTTTCCAAACTATGTAATCATTCTGCATTTCTGCCGAGGtttctcttttagctcagtattgAGTTTTATGCATATTTTCTAGCTCTGTCAGATATGATTAGATTtccaagaaaatacataaaatatgtaCTTTAGGTATGATGTATTAAAGTTTGTACTTCTCTGGATTAGTGGAACACATCATTGTGGAGACCAGAATAAACCAAAGTGGGGTAAGGAATGTTGATATTATAAATGAAGATGAAGACAACATGGAAGACAGGAAGATATTTTGTTTGAAGGGAGGAAAGTTTGAAAAGTTATAAATATTTGTTCCCAAAGTCTTCTAGAGAATAAATAGAAATTAATGGTGAAAGTAACTACACTTCAGTAGAGTATCTATTCATTCATCAGAATTTAGCTAACCTTCCTTTATATATCCTCTACAGATAAAGAGAACAATATCCACATTTTGCTGTTAGTAAAATATGTGAGTGTTCAGCAATAAAATTGTTTCACTGTAGCATAACATGCCCTATTGATTCATTGTTCTTCCTTCTGCACACATATAATATTCTCCGACACAGTGAAAATATGAATTAGAAAGTATGTCAATACTTTCTCTTGGTTTTGCAATACTTTTTTAATCATCATAATCTCCATCAATTATTATCTTTAATAAATACTTTAGTCCTTCACATCAGACATccttaatatcttttttttttcacttcctcCTATTCACCACCCTGTCTCTAttcattttctgttatccatatTTCCTTTTCTAACTACCGTCTGTGCGTGAAGTATATGGTAGTAAGGATCAGCCTGCAGGGATAGTCAGCTCAGAAGGAAGGATGTCAAATTAAATGATAGCAGATCAAAATTACCTTCCATACCTCACACATGTTGGAGTATAACATAGATAAGAAGTGATTATCAAGTAGAAAACACAGTTGACTAACACATCATTCATGGGGTCAATAGGAGCACAGATCATGTTTTGTCTGCAGTTTTGGTTACATTCTTATATTAGCCTCAGCAATGACATGAAAGCAGATTGATAAGATTCccgtattaaaaaagaaagaaagaaagaaaaaaaacctgattGAAACAAATGCGTAGTTTACTGAATAGGTGCATAATAAATGTTTCCATGGGGGAACTATAAGGCTCTATGGAAACACATAAGAAAGAAATGAATAGGAAGCAAACTGTGATGAAGAAGAAATGACGTTTAATTTGAGATATATATTGCAAGAATTAACATGGATTTATATAAAGGACATCCagtatttatttctgctttataaTTAGTTTTAGTTCTGGTGCCAAAGAGAATGTCATTCTGCATTTTAGAAATATCATCCAGAGATATCTGTCTTGAAACAGTATTGCATTTTGAATATTAAATACAAAGATTTCATGGATTCTTAACGATCCTGTGGAAGGcattttttacttctttgttcCTTAAGCTGTAGATCAAGGGGTTAAGCATGGGAATGACTAAAGTGTAAAACACAGAGGCTATTTTCTTGGTTTCAAATGAATGAGGAGATTTGGGCTGCAAATACATGAAAAGTAGAGTCCCATAGAACACAACCACCACTGTCAGATGAGAACCGCATGTGGAGAAAGCTTTTTTCCTGCCCTCAGCAGAATGCACTCGAAATATGGCTATCAGAATCAGCAGGTAGGATAGCAGGACAACCAACAAGGTGGAAATCAGATTAAATGCTGAAAACATTATGATCAACAACTGTACCTCTTGTGCATTTGAGCAGAGCATAGGTATCAAAGGGACATCATCACAGTAGAAATGACTGACGACATTAGAGCCACAGAAGGTCAATGTGAAAATCTTAATGGTGAACATCAGAGACTGAAAGATACTATAAATGTATGGAATACCCACAAGCACATGGCAACGTCTTGGGGACATGATAACAttgtagagcagagggttacagatggccacaaagcggtcataggccatggccgACAGGATGAAAAATTCACTGATAatgaacaaaaggaagaaagccaGCTGGGTGGCACATTCATAATAGGAAATGGTATTTTGATTCACAACAAAATTTACCAGCATCTTGGGACAAATGACAGTAGAATTACCAAGATCAATGAAGGCCAGGTGTCTGATGAAAAAATACATAGGCGTGTGTAGGCGGGAGTCCACCTTGGTCAGGATGATCAGGCCTAGGTTTCCCATCACTGTGGTCATGTAGATGAGGAGGAAGACCCCCAAGAGGGGCAGCTGCAGTTCAGGGCGCCTTGTGACTCCAATTAGAATGAACTCAGTCATCACCGTTAGGTTCTTTTGGTCCATTTAGTCCAGTTATCTCTTCTGGGGAAAAACCCAGAGTGGTTGGTATTATCTTTCATAGACTCCCGTGTAAACAaggagaaggcaagaattctacccctgaaccaccattGCTTTCTTACTTTATATTTGTGGGGAGAAAAATAATTCCtgcatcttatttttttttattttgaagttaaaATAATCTTTAGAACCTCCTTCATTCCGGAATAGGAGGCATCTGTATAAAACACTTTATTTACTGATACGGCAAGGATTAAATTCTAAATCAGGTCAACATCATTTGTTATTTATATTCATTAGTAACAAACACATGATTTTGTTAATggagaaatatattttattttgtttacacAATGGCATCACCATTTTACTTTATTacacttcttttttttgtctGAGAATATTTGTAAGATACTGATATTCttaaagagagtgagagagataACATGAGGTTAATGAAACACAAGTTTTATGGCCCCTCATTTGCCCTGTCCCCTTCCAAGACCTTCAGTGAGTCCTTAACAGTGCACTCATAGGGTGATGCATCTTTGTAAGTGCTGAGAAAGTAGAATATTATAACCATGATCAGTTAAAGGCACGTTCTCTTGCCATTCTGACATCCTCTCCATTACACTTCACCAAATGTCAATAGGCATCTCTGGGGTCAAAATGAATGGGAATTGAGTTAATGATACTTTATTTGAGGCTAAgaaggtttgtttttatggttcaAAACAATGACATGTGTAATTTAATAATGCTTTTGTTCTGGTGTTAGAATAGCTTCTAAGAACATGCCTACCACGCAATATGCTAAAATGTGTCTTGCATTTAATTTATGAAAGTTTGTATTTCTTCATGTAATAATGTTTATTATCCAGATCAATTTGTTTATAATCTAATGCTGTTTCTATTTTTCCATTTAAATAACTATTCACATTTCTGCTTCTGTTTGTATTTATATTGCTTGTTTTAATGAAAATCTTCAAATTTATATGCGCTTCAAGACACAGATCTGCAACCATACCTGTTAAAATTGATGGTTTACATCAATGTTGAGAGATTTAGGCCATTTAATTGTATATGGTTTATTTCCTCTAACATAACAAAAGACGTGGAGATGAGAGGCTCTATAAGGTATTTGGAATACGTACGTTTGCATTTATAACAGCATGTATTGCAAATTATCAATTTGTCTCTGAAGCTCTACAACTGACAATTCATAGGTTAAAGGACTGTGATTTCCAAATGTCCTAGTAATAACACCAGCCCCTTCGttttataaaattttacaaaGAAAGACAGTTAATCACAATGGAACTGCGCTGACTGAAGGTAATGAAGCTTCTTTAGCTTAATCCAGTTGAATTCCCTTTTAGCCTCTGCTCTAATTCATTGCCCTCTCAAAGAAAACCTAGTATTCTGTGAGCATGAACTATcacccagggccaacagagagagaaaaccttcccttagagctggttcCCAggattaggacttctagcctcctaaattgtgagcggagccctggtggaacagtggttaaaagcttggctgctaaccaaaaatttcagaagttgtaatccaccagccactccttgggaaccctatgggacagttctactctgccctatagggtcgcttgatgacaacgggtctggtttggttttggtaaactgagaaaataagttcatgttcattaaagccacgCACTTGAGGTTTTTCTgatacagcagtactagataactgagacatccCTAAGCTTTTCTAGTCATGAAGCACAACATTCAAGACCTATGTCATGCGGGAATTGGTTGCTACCCGTTTAAGATTAGGGTATAAAGATTTCTAGTCGAAATGCACTCAGGATTATATTCCCTTCAATGATGTAGCAACTAGAATAGGTTATTCCTATAAACAGCTGGAAAATTGTGGAGTGTATAGGAAACGAAATGTTCAGGCCTGGGACAGTAAGGAGAATTGGAGTGTCGTTTCtatgagaaaagaacaaagaaggtgCGTCTAATGATATTCCTGACCACCTGAACTAAGACACTTCCTGGAACTGCGGCACTTTCTGGACTTCAGGACACCTCAAGCAGAGAGCAATGAGCTTTCTGAACATGGAGAAAATTTTTGGACATTAGGGAGGTTGGAGTAGCTGAAATGTGCCAAACAGAGTACTGCTGAGTAGGAAGCTACTCCGAGAAAATGCCTTCATTTGTATAACAGGTCCCCTTTGAGTTTTTGACTGAATTCTGTATTGTACAGGGCTAGGATAAAACTCCACAATGCTGTGAAAAgaacaatttcaggaagtcacTTAGGACAGTCAGAGCATAGAATTCTTGTTGAATGCCTCCCTGAGGTAGAGATCTCAGATATAAAAGCTGCTTTAGGCTATTACCCACATAGCATGAAATGCAGCCTGAAGACAGCAAGGTGACCTTTGGTTAAGAAGTTTAATGTTCTAGGAAAACAACAAAATACACTATTCtttcacataaaattcacaatatTCAACATCCAATCAAAGTACTACCAAAAAACCCgaggccatcgagtcaattccaactcatagtgaccctatatgatatTAGGA from the Loxodonta africana isolate mLoxAfr1 chromosome 7, mLoxAfr1.hap2, whole genome shotgun sequence genome contains:
- the LOC135231663 gene encoding olfactory receptor 8K5-like, with product MDQKNLTVMTEFILIGVTRRPELQLPLLGVFLLIYMTTVMGNLGLIILTKVDSRLHTPMYFFIRHLAFIDLGNSTVICPKMLVNFVVNQNTISYYECATQLAFFLLFIISEFFILSAMAYDRFVAICNPLLYNVIMSPRRCHVLVGIPYIYSIFQSLMFTIKIFTLTFCGSNVVSHFYCDDVPLIPMLCSNAQEVQLLIIMFSAFNLISTLLVVLLSYLLILIAIFRVHSAEGRKKAFSTCGSHLTVVVVFYGTLLFMYLQPKSPHSFETKKIASVFYTLVIPMLNPLIYSLRNKEVKNAFHRIVKNP